A section of the Festucalex cinctus isolate MCC-2025b chromosome 9, RoL_Fcin_1.0, whole genome shotgun sequence genome encodes:
- the agtr2 gene encoding type-2 angiotensin II receptor: MAVPNDSSAFNSTFAPYTGKSGEAASVCPDWPPVPMTTIIPSIYSVICILGVIANALAVCVLAHASASRRSVANTFMLNLCVSDLLFLLSLPLWAVYYSRGYSWPFGRVACKISGSLHNLNLYASIFFITCMSMDRYLALVHPLRSQSVRDLKRAKLMCVLVWVLALACTAPSMAVRDTHYVEMLDVEACVIIYPDHTWYRTLAWMKVLVGFLLPMIVISCCYCAIGRHFLTGSGLANLRKVSHSGSVCKSSVSQDSCSKSERPPTPSVNPSSSGGGPKEGRGLERVLWTVAAVVLAFFLCWFPFHCVTFIDILKSDEWLDGCWAHWTVQNLTPLTLCLGFANSAINPVLYCFIGNHFRGRLAALSKGFCVRLKAREEDHSQKRGSFSTRLSSFSRKLSDLKDLAIVDASAHA, translated from the coding sequence ATGGCAGTCCCAAACGACAGCTCCGCTTTTAACTCCACCTTCGCTCCTTATACGGGCAAAAGCGGCGAGGCGGCTTCTGTCTGCCCGGACTGGCCGCCGGTGCCGATGACCACCATCATCCCCTCCATCTACAGCGTTATCTGCATCCTGGGCGTCATTGCCAACGCGCTGGCCGTGTGCGTGTTGGCCCACGCCAGCGCCTCGAGGAGAAGCGTGGCCAACACCTTCATGCTGAACCTCTGCGTGTCGGACCTTTTGTTCCTGCTGTCTCTGCCGCTGTGGGCCGTCTACTACTCGCGAGGTTACAGCTGGCCCTTCGGCCGGGTCGCCTGCAAGATCTCCGGCAGTCTTCATAACCTCAACCTGTACGCCTCCATATTCTTCATCACGTGCATGAGCATGGATCGCTACCTGGCGCTGGTGCACCCGCTGCGCTCTCAGAGCGTCCGGGACCTGAAACGCGCGAAGCTGATGTGCGTCCTGGTGTGGGTTCTGGCGTTGGCTTGCACGGCGCCGAGCATGGCCGTGAGGGACACCCACTACGTGGAGATGCTTGACGTGGAAGCTTGCGTGATTATCTACCCGGATCACACCTGGTATCGAACCCTGGCCTGGATGAAAGTACTCGTGGGCTTTTTGCTGCCGATGATCGTCATCTCGTGTTGCTACTGCGCGATCGGCAGACACTTCCTGACCGGTTCGGGACTGGCAAACCTGCGGAAAGTGTCGCACTCTGGCAGCGTATGTAAATCGTCAGTGTCGCAGGACAGCTGCAGTAAATCAGAGCGACCTCCGACCCCGAGCGTGAACCCCAGCTCCAGCGGAGGCGGACCCAAGGAGGGACGAGGGCTGGAACGGGTCTTGTGGACTGTGGCGGCCGTCGTCCTGGCCTTCTTCCTCTGCTGGTTCCCCTTCCATTGCGTGACGTTTATCGACATCCTGAAGAGTGACGAGTGGTTGGACGGTTGCTGGGCGCATTGGACCGTCCAAAATCTCACCCCGCTCACCCTCTGCTTGGGCTTCGCCAACTCGGCCATCAACCCCGTGCTGTACTGCTTCATCGGGAACCATTTCCGGGGCCGACTGGCCGCCCTGAGTAAGGGTTTTTGTGTGCGTTTGAAGGCCCGCGAGGAGGATCACAGTCAGAAGAGGGGCTCCTTCAGCACCCGCCTCAGTTCTTTCTCGCGAAAGCTCAGCGACTTAAAAGATCTGGCGATTGTTGACGCCTCTGCGCACGCTTAG
- the sh2d1aa gene encoding SH2 domain containing 1A duplicate a, translated as MENLSVYHGAIGKREGERRLALDGRDGCYLVRNSDSVPDSYCLCVLCDGIVFTYRLHKHDGGSWAAETIPGVPKRHFRKIKNLIAAFQQPGQGIVVPLLYPVTAQRRAQTPAAVQTPGNSLSPSHSRSRTLLQ; from the exons atGGAAAATCTGTCGGTCTACCACGGAGCCATTGGTAAGAGGGAGGGTGAGAGGCGACTGGCTCTGGACGGACGCGATGGATGCTACTTGGTCCGAAACAGTGACTCTGTGCCCGATAGCTACTGCCTCTGCGTGCT GTGCGACGGAATCGTGTTTACATACAGACTTCACAAGCACGATGGAGGATCATGGGCTGCCGAG ACTATTCCTGGTGTGCCGAAACGACACTTCCGTAAAATCAAGAACTTGATCGCGGCTTTCCAGCAGCCGGGACAAGGAATTGTCGTCCCCCTGCTTTACCCTGTCACTGCCCAGAGACGGGCGCAAACACCCGCGGCGGTGCAGACGCCCGGTAATAGCCTGTCACCATCTCACAGCCGCTCGCGTACTCTCCTCCAGTAG